The following are encoded together in the Cicer arietinum cultivar CDC Frontier isolate Library 1 chromosome 2, Cicar.CDCFrontier_v2.0, whole genome shotgun sequence genome:
- the LOC101510861 gene encoding protein SRG1-like: protein MSKLGTSLLVPSVHELAKQSILEIPEQYLQSNQDPIVISNTTSLPQVPVIDLSKLLHEDETELEKLHHACKEWGFFQLINHEVNPSLVENVKIGVQEFLNIPMEEKKKFWQTPEDIEGFGQLFVVSENQKLEWADLFYIDTLPSNARNPRLFPNFPQPFRNNLDTYCLELKKVCITIIKHMEKALKVEPNEMVELFDDLSQSMRLNYYPPCPQPENVIGLNPHSDAGALTILLQANDIEGLQIRKDGQWIPIKPITNAFVINVGDISEILTNGIYRSIEHRATVNSKKERISIATFHRPQRNKVIGPTPSLVTPERPAMFKTLSVQEYYKAFFSRKLEGKSCLDSIRI from the exons ATGTCCAAGTTGGGAACATCATTATTGGTGCCTTCTGTCCACGAGCTTGCAAAGCAGTCCATCTTAGAAATTCCAGAACAATATCTTCAATCAAATCAAGACCCTATTGTTATATCCAATACAACTTCTTTACCACAAGTTCCTGTCATTGACCTAAGTAAATTGTTACATGAAGATGAAACTGAGCTAGAGAAGCTACACCATGCTTGTAAGGAATGGGGATTCTTCCAG CTGATTAATCATGAAGTGAACCCTTCATTGGTGGAAAATGTGAAGATAGGTGTTCAAGAGTTCTTAAATATTCCAATGGAAGAGAAGAAGAAGTTTTGGCAAACCCCAGAAGATATAGAAGGGTTTGGGCAATTGTTTGTTGTATCTGAGAATCAAAAGTTAGAATGGGCAGATTTATTCTACATTGATACTCTTCCATCCAATGCAAGGAATCCTCGCTTATTTCCAAATTTTCCCCAACCATTCAG AAATAATTTGGACACCTATTGTTTAGAATTGAAGAAAGTttgcatcacaatcatcaaacaTATGGAAAAAGCACTTAAAGTTGAACCAAATGAAATGGTAGAGTTATTTGATGATCTGAGTCAATCAATGAGGCTGAATTACTACCCTCCATGTCCCCAACCAGAAAATGTCATTGGACTCAATCCTCATTCTGATGCTGGTGCCTTAACAATCCTTCTCCAAGCCAATGACATTGAAGGCCTCCAAATAAGAAAAGATGGACAATGGATTCCTATTAAACCAATCACCAACGCTTTTGTCATAAACGTCGGTGACATTTCCGAG ATACTGACTAATGGAATTTATCGAAGTATCGAACATCGAGCTACAGTTAACTCAAAGAAAGAGAGGATTTCAATTGCAACATTTCACAGACCTCAAAGGAACAAAGTTATAGGTCCAACACCATCACTTGTTACTCCTGAAAGGCCTGCAATGTTCAAAACACTTTCTGTACAAGAGTACTACAAAGCATTCTTCTCACGCAAGCTAGAAGGGAAATCATGCCTTGATTCTATAAGAATCTAA